The Limnospira fusiformis SAG 85.79 genomic interval TAATCTGTTTCCCCACAACTCGCCTATCAATGATTTAGGCTATTGTGAGGAAGAGATGAAAATGATTAATGAGACGCGGAAAATTTTTGGTGATGACAAGTTGAGAGTTTCCGCGACTTGTGTACGGGTTCCCGTACTCCGGGCCCACTCCGAGGCGATTAACTTAGAGTTTGAGCAGCCTTTTGATGTGGCTAAGGCGCGGGATGTCCTGAGTCAAGCCCCAGGGGTCAAGTTGGTGGAAGACTGGCAGGCTAATTATTTCCCAATGCCTATTGATGCAACGGGCTGCGATCCGGTTTTGGTGGGTCGTATCCGCCAGGATCTTTCTCACCCCTGTGGGTTAGAATTATGGCTGTGTGGCGATCAAGTTCGCAAGGGAGCCGCTTTAAATGCAGTCCAAATTGCTGAATTATTGGTAAGTAAAGACCTTCTGTAAGTCCCCCGTGTGGGGTGGAATAACTGAGAACAAGACGGCTAACTATACGGCACAATTGACACAAAAGAAATGGTAAGTTTTGGCAGAGTAATGACGGCAATGGTAACGCCGTTTTGGGAAGATGGTAGCATTAACTATGCAGAAGCAGAGCGGCTGGCGGCTCACTTGGCGGCTAATGGCAGTGATACTCTGGTTGTGTGTGGAACCACTGGAGAGTCTCCGACTCTGACTTGGGATGAAGAACATGAGTTGTTTAAGGTGGTTCAGCAGGCTGTGGCGGGTAAGGCTAAGGTGATTGCTGGTACAGGGTCGAATTCTACCCAGGAGGCGATCGCCGCCACTCAGAAAGCAGCTAAACTGGGGGTAGATGGTTCTTTGCAGGTGGTTCCCTATTACAATAAGCCTCCCCAGGAGGGATTGTATCAACACTTTTTGGCGATCGCCTCAGCTTGTGCAGATTTGCCGATTGTGTTATATAATATTCCTGGGCGTACCGGACAAAATCTCCAGCCCGAAACCGTCGCACGTTTGGCATCGGTTCCTAATATTGTGGCTATTAAAGAGGCTAGTGGCAGCCTAGACCAAGCTAGTCAAATTAGGCAGTTGACACCTAAAGAGTTTCAGATATATTCTGGGGATGATTCCCTGACTTTGCCACTGTTAGCAGTGGGCGGGACTGGGGTGGTGAGCGTAGCGAGTCACCTGGTAGGGAAGCAAATTCAAGATATGATCCAGATGTTTGAAGCGGGTCGGGTGCAGGAAGCAACGGAAATTCATATCAAACTCTTCAGTTTGTTTAAAACGTTGTTTATCACTACTAATCCTATTCCGATTAAAGCGGCTCTGAAATTGTTGGGCTGGAATGTGGGTCTGAGTCGGTCTCCTATGTGTGAACCATCCCCGGAAGTGATTGAAAAAGTCAAGGGAGTTTTGGGAGAATTGGGTTTGATGGAAACTCGGTAAATCGGGGTTTCAGACAATTGAATAGCTGTGATTATTCCTAGGTGTTGATTGCTGGTCAATTGATCCTTATAAAAGGGTGTTTAAACCGGGAAAAATCAACCATGGAAAACTAAGTAATTAATGAGGTATCATTATGTCAAGCAACGGCAAATCTTACACCAGAACTAGACCTTCTGCTAGGTCAGTGAAAATTACCAAAAAGTTGGATAATTTACCCAAAAACCGGGAACAAACCCCGGAAGATAACTCTCCGAAATTGAAAATAATTCCCCTGGGTGGACTCCACGAAATTGGCAAAAATACCTGTGTATTTGAGTATGAAGATGAAATCATCATCCTAGATGCTGGTTTAGCCTTCCCGACCGATGGAATGCACGGCGTAAATATAGTTTTACCAGATGTCACCTACCTGCGGGACAATCGGGATAAAATTAAGGGTATGATTGTCACCCACGGTCACGAAGACCATATCGGTGGGATTGCTTTTCACCTGAAACAGTTTGATATTCCCGTGATTTATGGTCCGAGATTAGCCATGGCTCTGCTTCATGGTAAACTAGAAGAGGCGGGGGTGAGCGATCGCACTGAATTAAGAACAGTAAGACCTCGCGATATAGTGCGTATTGGCAAAAACTTCCTGGTGGAATATATCCGCAATACTCACTCAATCGCTGATAGTTTTACCGTAGCAATTAATACCCCAGTGGGAGTAGTTATCCACACGGGAGACTTTAAGGTGGATCATACCCCCGTTGATGGCGAATTTTTCGATTTTCAGCGGTTGGCTGAATATGGGGAAAAAGGGGTTCACTGTCTGCTGAGTGATTCGACTAACGCGGAAGTGCCTGGGTTTACTCCCTCGGAGGCTTCCGTTTATCCGAATCTGGAAAGAATTATGGCGACCGCTTCTGGACGGGTGTTGGTGACGACTTTCGCTTCGTCCGTTCACCGGGTAAATATTATTCTGAGTATTGCTCAAAAATTAGGGCGCTCTGTGGCTGTGGTAGGGCGATCGATGTTAAATGTCATCGCTCATTCTCGGAATTTAGGTTATATAAAATGTCCTGATAATCTGTTTATTCCTCTCAATGCTATTCGCAGTTTACCTGACGAAAAAGTGTTGATTTTAACCACAGGTTCCCAGGGTGAACCCTTGGCGGCGATGACCAGAATTGCTAATGGCGCTCACCGACAAATTAGCATTAAACAAGGGGATACAATTATCTTTTCTGCTAACCCAATTCCCGGAAATACCATTGCGGTTGTCAATACTATTGATAAGTTGATGATGCAGGGTGCTAATGTGGTTTATGGCCGCCATCATGGTATTCATGTTTCCGGTCATGGTTGTCAGGAAGACCATAAACTGATGTTGGCGTTGACTCGTCCTAAGTTTTTTGTTCCTGTACATGGTGAACATCGGATGTTAGTACAACACAGCAAAACCGCTCAAAGCATGGGTATTCCACGGGAAAATATGGTGATTATCAATAACGGTGATGTGGTGGAGTTGACCGAAAATTCCATTCGCGTTGGTGGTAAAGTTCCTTCTGGTATTGAGCCGGTCGATTCCTCCCGCACTGGGTTTGTGCGTGATGATGTCCTGAAAGAACGCCAACAGTTGGCTGAAGATGGCTTAATTACTGTAGCGGTCGCTGTTAGTGATGAGGGGAAACTTTTGGCTATTCCTGAAACTCACCTGAAAGGGGTGGTGATGACTGCTGATCAGGCTACCTTTAAACAACAGATTGTTAAGGTGATTGAGGCGACTTTAAGCGATCGCTGGTCTGAGTTGAGCCGCTCCTTTGGTAATGGCGAAGGTAATCAAATTGATTGGGTGGGGGTACGCACCGAGATTGAAAGAGCGATCGCTCGTTTGTTGCGGCGTGAGTTACAAAGCAATCCTCTGTTAGTGGTGTTGATGCAAACTCCCGAAGAAAGTCCTGATTCTACCGCTTCTTCTACTACGGAAACTCCTCAGCCAGCTACCGGACGCAGAAGACCTCGCACAGCCGCTCGTGTCGCTTCCTAATTGACTGGAAAAGTTGCCATAAGTGAGCGGGTTTAGCAGCTTCAGATTTAACACTGGTCGCTGCTATCCCGCTCCGGCTTTGCTTGACCGTCAGACTCTCAAGTGTGTTAGTTTTTTTGCTGGCTGAAAAATACGGCAGCCAGAATAATTAACCCTAGTAATACGAGGGGAACTAACAGAGATAAAATAGGCGTATGAGTTGACATGATTTTGTCGGAATTGTGGGTTTTGTCTTAATCTGTGTTATAATTTAGGGTAACTTTTTCGGTGAAAGTTATCCAGGGAGAAACCATGAATCAAACTGATCTGGTGCAATGGTTGCAGGAAAGAACTGCACTGAGCCTCCTGGATGATGAAATATTACAGGCGATCGCACCTCAACTGGAAGAACGCACCATTCCTATAAATACCGTCGTGGTGACTAAAGGAACTTCCCCAGATCGGCTTTATATTTTGCGATCGGGTGATTTGGAAAACTCAGACGCACCCAAGGCCGATCAGTATTTACCAGGAATGGCTATTAATCTGCAATCGTTACTGTTAAATAATCCAGTTCAACAAACATTAATTACCCGAACAGATTGTCAATTTTGGGTGATGAAGGCTGGAGACTTGCAAAAGTTGGTAGAAGCCTATCCAGAAATCAATCAAGCCTTTTCTCAGCAATTAGCCGAAGAAGTAGAGGAACTTTCCGCTCAATTGGTTTATGAGCAGGAAAGGTTAGCAATTTTACAACCCTATTTGATTCCGAGAGCGCGGCGGGGAATTGTCGGAAAAAGTCGTTATGCGGTGAGGTTGCGATCGCAAATTAAAGAGGCTTCTAAAAATCGTAAATCCGTCCTAATTTTTGGGGAACCAGGAATCGAAAAAGACAACTTAGCAGCTTTGATTCATTTTGGGTCTGATGACCGCCGAGAACCTGTCATTCAAGTAAATTGTTCTAAACTCCAAACCAGTGGCGCAGATTTATTCGGACGGACAGGGGGAAAATATGGGTTAATTGAATCCTTGGGAAAGGGAACTTTAATATTTAATAATATCCAAGAATTACCCCCAGAATTAATCCCCGCCATCTCAAATTTATTAGAACTAGGAACTTATATTCCGGTCAGTAAAGGGGCCGCTGAAACCGTCAATGCTAAAGTTTCTCAAGCTCGGATAATCATTATATCAGAAAAGATGGTCGCTAAGATTGAAACCTTAGTCGAAACCGTCATTAAAGTGCCACCTTTGAGGGTCAGGAAATCTGATATTGGCGATTGGGTTAATTATAATATTAGCCTGATTTGTCGGAATAAAGGTATTAACCGAGTCCAGATGACCCCGGAAGCCTTGCGACGACTACAAGCCTATGATTTTCCCAATAATTTGCGGGAATTACGAAACCTCGTAGAAAGAGCGATCGTTCAACTTCAAGGCTGTACAGAAATCACCGAAGAAATTATTTGGCCGTCTCAAACTAAAAAGCAGCAATTCCGAGTTAATTTATTAAATACCTATCCGAAATTCCGCAAATTTCTCAGAAGTCCCTGGTGGCCGGATCGGATGAATTATGGCTTTACTGTAGCTGTTTTTGCCGCCGTCGTGGCGATTTTGTTTCTCGGTCCTCAAACGCGATCGCAAAATTTCGCTCTCAACCTATTTTGGGCCTGGTGGTGGCCATTAGTTTTGTTAATCTTCCCATTTTTAGGTCGCGTATGGTGTGCAGTTTGTCCCTTTATGATTTACGGAGAAATCACCCAAAAACTATCTCTCTGGCTGTTTCCGCGTCAATTAAAAAAATGGCCGAGACAGTCAGCCGAAAAGTGGGGAGGGTGGTTTTTATTCGGTTTATTCACCCTAATTTTACTCTGGGAAGAATTGTGGGATTTACCAAATACCGCCTATTTATCAGCTTGTTTATTGCTACTCATTACCGCCGGAGCCATGATTTTTTCAGCTATTTTTGAAAGGCGTTTTTGGTGTCGTTATCTCTGTCCCATTGGCGGTATGAATGGGATGTTTGCCAAATTAGCCATCACCGAATT includes:
- the dapA gene encoding 4-hydroxy-tetrahydrodipicolinate synthase is translated as MVSFGRVMTAMVTPFWEDGSINYAEAERLAAHLAANGSDTLVVCGTTGESPTLTWDEEHELFKVVQQAVAGKAKVIAGTGSNSTQEAIAATQKAAKLGVDGSLQVVPYYNKPPQEGLYQHFLAIASACADLPIVLYNIPGRTGQNLQPETVARLASVPNIVAIKEASGSLDQASQIRQLTPKEFQIYSGDDSLTLPLLAVGGTGVVSVASHLVGKQIQDMIQMFEAGRVQEATEIHIKLFSLFKTLFITTNPIPIKAALKLLGWNVGLSRSPMCEPSPEVIEKVKGVLGELGLMETR
- a CDS encoding ribonuclease J, coding for MSSNGKSYTRTRPSARSVKITKKLDNLPKNREQTPEDNSPKLKIIPLGGLHEIGKNTCVFEYEDEIIILDAGLAFPTDGMHGVNIVLPDVTYLRDNRDKIKGMIVTHGHEDHIGGIAFHLKQFDIPVIYGPRLAMALLHGKLEEAGVSDRTELRTVRPRDIVRIGKNFLVEYIRNTHSIADSFTVAINTPVGVVIHTGDFKVDHTPVDGEFFDFQRLAEYGEKGVHCLLSDSTNAEVPGFTPSEASVYPNLERIMATASGRVLVTTFASSVHRVNIILSIAQKLGRSVAVVGRSMLNVIAHSRNLGYIKCPDNLFIPLNAIRSLPDEKVLILTTGSQGEPLAAMTRIANGAHRQISIKQGDTIIFSANPIPGNTIAVVNTIDKLMMQGANVVYGRHHGIHVSGHGCQEDHKLMLALTRPKFFVPVHGEHRMLVQHSKTAQSMGIPRENMVIINNGDVVELTENSIRVGGKVPSGIEPVDSSRTGFVRDDVLKERQQLAEDGLITVAVAVSDEGKLLAIPETHLKGVVMTADQATFKQQIVKVIEATLSDRWSELSRSFGNGEGNQIDWVGVRTEIERAIARLLRRELQSNPLLVVLMQTPEESPDSTASSTTETPQPATGRRRPRTAARVAS
- a CDS encoding sigma 54-interacting transcriptional regulator; its protein translation is MNQTDLVQWLQERTALSLLDDEILQAIAPQLEERTIPINTVVVTKGTSPDRLYILRSGDLENSDAPKADQYLPGMAINLQSLLLNNPVQQTLITRTDCQFWVMKAGDLQKLVEAYPEINQAFSQQLAEEVEELSAQLVYEQERLAILQPYLIPRARRGIVGKSRYAVRLRSQIKEASKNRKSVLIFGEPGIEKDNLAALIHFGSDDRREPVIQVNCSKLQTSGADLFGRTGGKYGLIESLGKGTLIFNNIQELPPELIPAISNLLELGTYIPVSKGAAETVNAKVSQARIIIISEKMVAKIETLVETVIKVPPLRVRKSDIGDWVNYNISLICRNKGINRVQMTPEALRRLQAYDFPNNLRELRNLVERAIVQLQGCTEITEEIIWPSQTKKQQFRVNLLNTYPKFRKFLRSPWWPDRMNYGFTVAVFAAVVAILFLGPQTRSQNFALNLFWAWWWPLVLLIFPFLGRVWCAVCPFMIYGEITQKLSLWLFPRQLKKWPRQSAEKWGGWFLFGLFTLILLWEELWDLPNTAYLSACLLLLITAGAMIFSAIFERRFWCRYLCPIGGMNGMFAKLAITELRAQQGTCSAECNTYQCYKGGPPKGEGMETGGCPLYSHPAQLEDNRDCVLCMTCLKACPHRSVEVNLRPPGIELWTTHIPRTYEVALLFLLLNAVFLHHLPQLEQYFNFSLNLDNFWIHLSLSTVVLALPAIIPGFAYLIYRLISPRKPRKFIELAYGLLPFVLAINLAHYLRLGLAEGGRILPVTLATFGLDGSSLPVWVAHPAVIEFLQGTTLLSGILIAILLTQKIARQPIKTLLPQHLATIILGFISWKIVVGF